The Rana temporaria chromosome 4, aRanTem1.1, whole genome shotgun sequence genome contains a region encoding:
- the LOC120935714 gene encoding 60S ribosomal protein L32-like: protein MAALRPLINPRIVKKRTKKFISHQSDRYVKIKPNWRKLRDIGPDSKPAEGSKILIPNIGYSSNKKTKHILPTGFKKFLVHDIKELEVLMMSNKSFCAEIAHNVSSKNRKTIVERAAQLAIKVTNLNARLRSEENDSTCLTLFNERKKKLH from the exons ATGGCGGCTCTTAGACCTCTGATAAACCCCAGAATTGTCAAGAAGCGAACAAAGAAGTTCATAAGCCACCAGTCAGACCGTTATGTTAAGATTAAGCCCAACTGGCGCAAGCTTAGagatattgggccggattcaa AGCCTGCTGAAGGTTCAAAGATCCTGATTCCCAACATTGGTTACAGTAGCAACAAGAAAACCAAACACATCCTGCCCACCGGCTTTAAGAAGTTCCTTGTACACGACATAAAGGAACTCGAAGTTCTAATGATGAGCAACAAGTCATTCTGCGCTGAAATTGCTCATAACGTCTCCTCTAAGAACCGCAAGACTATTGTGGAAAGAGCAGCACAGCTCGCCATCAAAGTGACAAACCTCAACGCCAGACTGCGCAGTGAGGAGAATGACTCAACCTGTTTAACTTTGttcaatgaaagaaaaaaaaaactacactga